A genomic stretch from Mycobacterium paraterrae includes:
- a CDS encoding MinD/ParA family ATP-binding protein, whose protein sequence is MTEPDDFLRDRQRPLPPPGLDRPPAQPPPLPAQQLPPRPPAGDPRQAPPPRPAPPPPAPSWNNLDFSAAERAPRGPGPRYGWQRIVFKATFGLVNLGPSAGERQDAAYEAAIASTLRGNYKVGVLGKGGVGKTTVAASVGSIFAELRRQDRVVAIDADTAFGRLGSRIDPRTNGSYWEIASDKNLRSFADVSTRVGSNSAGLYVLAGEPTAGPRRVLDPALYREATSRLDRHFTIAIIDCGSTMDAPVTQEALSDLDALIVVSSPWADGAGAAAQTMEWLAARGRTGLLRRTVVVLNDSDGHSDKRHRSALANQFLERGQKVVEVPFDPHLRPGGVIDVQSELARKTRRKFLEIAATVAGFFANRPDGPREPR, encoded by the coding sequence ATGACCGAGCCCGACGACTTCCTGAGGGATCGTCAACGCCCCCTGCCTCCGCCGGGTCTTGACCGTCCGCCTGCGCAACCACCGCCCCTTCCTGCGCAGCAACTGCCGCCGCGGCCGCCCGCCGGCGACCCGCGCCAGGCACCACCGCCACGGCCGGCTCCCCCGCCGCCGGCACCGTCGTGGAACAACCTCGATTTCTCGGCAGCCGAGCGCGCACCCCGCGGGCCGGGTCCCAGGTACGGCTGGCAGCGGATCGTATTCAAGGCCACCTTCGGGCTAGTCAACCTCGGACCGTCGGCCGGTGAGCGGCAGGACGCCGCCTACGAGGCCGCGATCGCCTCGACCCTGCGGGGCAACTACAAGGTCGGAGTGCTGGGCAAAGGCGGGGTCGGCAAGACCACCGTCGCCGCCAGTGTCGGCTCGATCTTCGCCGAACTGCGACGCCAGGACCGCGTGGTCGCGATCGACGCCGATACCGCGTTCGGCCGACTGGGCAGCCGGATCGACCCGCGCACCAACGGGTCGTACTGGGAGATCGCCTCGGACAAGAATCTGCGGTCGTTCGCCGACGTCAGCACGCGGGTCGGCAGCAACTCGGCGGGGCTGTACGTGCTGGCCGGCGAACCGACCGCCGGGCCGCGGCGGGTGCTTGATCCCGCGCTGTACCGCGAAGCCACCTCCCGGCTGGATCGGCACTTCACCATCGCGATCATCGACTGCGGTTCGACGATGGACGCACCGGTCACCCAGGAAGCCCTGAGCGACCTCGACGCGCTCATCGTGGTCTCGTCGCCGTGGGCCGACGGCGCCGGGGCCGCCGCACAGACGATGGAGTGGCTGGCAGCCCGCGGCCGCACCGGGCTACTCCGCCGCACCGTGGTGGTGCTCAACGATTCCGACGGTCACTCCGACAAGCGCCACCGGTCAGCACTGGCCAACCAGTTCCTCGAACGCGGCCAGAAGGTGGTGGAGGTGCCCTTCGACCCGCACCTGCGTCCCGGCGGCGTCATCGACGTGCAGAGCGAACTCGCGCGCAAGACGCGGCGCAAATTCTTGGAGATCGCCGCGACGGTCGCGGGGTTCTTCGCGAACCGACCGGACGGACCAAGGGAACCCCGCTAG
- a CDS encoding LysM peptidoglycan-binding domain-containing protein — protein sequence MKTYAVQQGDTLFGIAQREYGDGDLYTVIAAQNHLPDPDVIQLGQQLLIPYVTFRHRFATLDSNVARKELTEHYYNTTDSNVELIWEIVNGVAQREIHEGAWLHIPDLVDVGHHTVVADETLEGLAARWYGDDHLAEIIALANNLPSGSALAPGQVLTQPGLNRRRHIAGDTLASLCREEYGDGDLPTRIAVVAAANRIGDPNAVFSNQTVYIPS from the coding sequence ATGAAAACCTATGCAGTGCAACAAGGCGACACCCTGTTCGGTATCGCTCAACGCGAATACGGAGATGGTGATCTCTACACGGTCATCGCGGCCCAGAACCATCTCCCCGATCCCGACGTGATTCAGCTCGGTCAACAGTTGCTGATCCCCTACGTGACTTTTCGGCACCGGTTCGCCACGCTCGATTCCAACGTGGCTCGCAAGGAGCTCACGGAGCATTACTACAACACCACAGACAGCAACGTGGAGTTGATCTGGGAGATCGTCAATGGGGTTGCCCAGCGCGAGATTCACGAGGGTGCGTGGCTGCACATTCCTGATCTCGTCGATGTCGGCCACCACACCGTCGTGGCCGACGAGACCCTCGAAGGTCTTGCGGCGCGCTGGTACGGCGACGACCACCTCGCGGAGATCATCGCGCTCGCCAACAACCTGCCGTCGGGTAGCGCCTTGGCCCCGGGTCAGGTGCTCACCCAGCCGGGATTGAACCGCCGACGCCATATCGCCGGCGACACCCTCGCTTCCCTTTGCCGGGAAGAGTACGGCGACGGCGATCTCCCTACCCGGATAGCCGTGGTGGCGGCCGCAAACCGGATCGGCGACCCGAACGCCGTCTTTTCCAACCAGACGGTCTACATCCCGTCCTGA
- a CDS encoding glutamate synthase subunit beta, with protein MPDPRGFLKYTHRETPKRRPVDLRLQDWNEVYEDFPHSNLQIQASRCMDCGIPFCHNGCPLGNLIPEWNDLVRTDRWREAIERLHATNNFPEFTGRLCPAPCESSCVLGINQDAVTIKQIEVEIIDNAFDEGWVVPLPPDEHTGKKVAVVGSGPAGLAAAQQLTRAGHSVTVFERADKIGGLLRYGIPEFKMEKRHLDRRLDQMRAEGTEFRSGVDVGVDITPDELKSEFDAVVLANGATAWRDLPIPGRELDGIHQAMEYLPWGNRYASGELAEPPITAQGKKVVIIGGGDTGADCLGTAHRQHAESIHQFEIMPRPPETRAPSTPWPTYAMMFRVSSAHEEGGERVFSVNTEEFVGKDGHVTALKVHEVTMQDGKFVKTEGTDFELEADLVLLAMGFVGPEQKGLLTDLGVELTDRGNVARGSNFETSVPGVFVAGDAGRGQSLIVWAIAEGRAAAAAVDRFLMGETALPAPIVPTAAPQR; from the coding sequence GTGCCTGATCCCAGGGGTTTCCTCAAGTACACCCACCGCGAGACGCCCAAGCGTCGCCCGGTGGACCTGCGCCTCCAAGACTGGAACGAGGTCTACGAAGACTTCCCGCACTCCAACCTGCAGATCCAGGCGAGCCGATGCATGGATTGCGGAATTCCCTTCTGCCACAACGGTTGCCCGCTGGGCAACCTGATTCCGGAGTGGAATGACCTGGTCCGCACCGACCGGTGGCGCGAGGCCATCGAGCGGCTGCATGCCACCAACAACTTTCCTGAGTTCACCGGTCGACTGTGTCCGGCGCCGTGTGAATCGTCCTGTGTGCTGGGCATCAACCAGGACGCCGTGACGATCAAGCAGATCGAAGTCGAGATCATCGACAACGCCTTCGACGAGGGCTGGGTGGTTCCATTGCCGCCCGACGAGCACACCGGCAAAAAGGTGGCCGTCGTGGGATCCGGGCCGGCCGGCCTGGCCGCCGCGCAGCAGCTGACCCGGGCCGGGCACTCGGTGACGGTGTTCGAGCGTGCCGACAAGATCGGGGGCCTGCTGCGATACGGCATCCCCGAGTTCAAGATGGAAAAACGGCACCTGGACCGTCGCCTCGACCAGATGCGCGCCGAAGGAACCGAATTCCGCTCCGGCGTCGACGTCGGCGTCGACATCACCCCCGATGAACTGAAGTCGGAGTTCGACGCGGTGGTGTTGGCCAACGGCGCGACCGCCTGGCGTGACCTGCCGATCCCCGGCCGCGAGCTGGACGGCATCCATCAGGCGATGGAGTACCTGCCGTGGGGAAACCGTTACGCCTCAGGCGAGTTGGCCGAGCCGCCGATCACCGCCCAAGGCAAGAAGGTCGTCATCATCGGTGGTGGCGACACCGGCGCCGACTGCCTGGGCACCGCCCACCGTCAGCACGCCGAGAGCATTCACCAGTTCGAGATCATGCCGCGGCCGCCGGAGACCCGCGCGCCGTCCACGCCGTGGCCGACCTACGCGATGATGTTCCGCGTCTCGTCGGCGCACGAAGAGGGCGGTGAGCGCGTGTTCTCGGTCAACACCGAGGAATTCGTCGGCAAAGACGGGCACGTCACCGCGCTGAAGGTGCACGAGGTCACGATGCAGGACGGCAAATTCGTCAAGACCGAGGGCACGGACTTCGAACTCGAAGCGGATCTGGTGTTGCTGGCCATGGGATTCGTTGGCCCGGAGCAAAAAGGTCTGCTGACCGACCTCGGCGTCGAGCTCACCGATCGCGGCAACGTCGCGCGGGGCAGCAACTTCGAGACGTCGGTGCCGGGCGTATTCGTTGCCGGCGACGCTGGTCGCGGCCAGTCGCTGATCGTCTGGGCTATCGCTGAGGGCCGGGCCGCCGCGGCGGCTGTCGATCGGTTCCTGATGGGCGAGACCGCGCTGCCGGCCCCGATTGTTCCCACTGCCGCGCCGCAACGTTAG
- the gltB gene encoding glutamate synthase large subunit, giving the protein MAPNRSGSQGLYNPAFEHDACGVAMVVDMHGRRSRDIVDKAITALVNLEHRGAQGAEPNSGDGAGILIQIPDDFFREVVDFELPEAGSYATGIAFLPQSAKDAAAAAASVEKIVEAEGLQVLGWRNVPTDESSLGALARDAMPTFRQIFIAGADGMQLERRAYVVRKRAEHELGTKGPGQDGPGRETVYFPSLSGQTFVYKGMLTTPQLKAFYLDLQDQRLTSALGIVHSRFSTNTFPSWPLAHPFRRIAHNGEINTVTGNENWMRAREALIDTDVFGSRDDVDKLFPICTPGASDTARFDEALELLHLGGRSLPHAVLMMIPEAWERHPSMDPARRAFYAYHASLMEPWDGPASMTFTDGTVVGAVLDRNGLRPSRIWVTDDGLVVMASEAGVLDIDPAKVVRRMRLQPGRMFLVNMTEGRIVSDEEIKAELAAEHPYQEWLDKGLIPLAELPQGNYERMLEHRIVLRQLVFGYTYEELNMLVAPMARTGAEPIGSMGTDTPVAVLSQRPRMLYDYFQQLFAQVTNPPLDAIREEVVTSIEGTVGPEGDLLNPTPDSCRQIHLPQPILRNHELAKLINLDPEVEVNGRRHGLRSKVIRCLYPVAENGAGLKAALDDVRAQTSAAIADGARIIILSDRESDEKLAPIPSLLSVSAVHHHLVRERSRTKVGLVVETGDAREVHHMAALIGFGAAAINPYMAFESIELMLDRGDLAGLDREKALNNYIKAAGKGVLKVMSKMGISTLASYTGAQLFQAVGVDQGVLGEYFTGLSCPTGGINLSDIAADVASRHTLAFLDRPDERAHRELEVGGEYQWRREGEYHLFNPDTVFKLQHSTRTGQYKIFKEYSELVDNQSERMASLRGLLKFRDGVRPPVPLDEVEPASEIVKRFSTGAMSYGSISAEAHETLAIAMNRLGGRSNSGEGGESVTRFDREANGDWRRSAIKQVASARFGVTSHYLSNCSDIQIKMAQGAKPGEGGQLPAGKVYPWIAEVRHSTPGVGLISPPPHHDIYSIEDLAQLIHDLKNANPQARIHVKLVSENGVGTVAAGVSKAHADVVLISGHDGGTGATPLTSMKHAGAPWELGLAETQQTLLLNGLRDRIVVQVDGQLKTGRDVMVAALLGAEEFGFATAPLVVSGCIMMRVCHLDTCPVGVATQNPVLRQRFAGKPEFVENFFLFIAEEVREYLAQLGFRTLNEAVGQVGSLDTTLARAHWKAHKLDLSPVLHEPESAFMNQDLYNSSKQDHGLDKALDQQLIVMSREALDSQKPVKFSTTIANVNRTVGTMLGHEVTKAYGGQGLPDGTIDITLEGSAGNSFGAFLPSGITLRVYGDANDYVGKGLSGGRVVVRPPQNAPADYVAEDNIIGGNVILFGATSGQAFLRGAVGERFAVRNSGAHAVVEGVGDHGCEYMTGGKVAILGSTGRNFAAGMSGGIAYVYDPEDALQANLNTEMVELEGLDSDDLEWLHGMLQAHLDATDSAVAQRILADWDAQQKCFAKVMPRDYKRVLEAIAEAERTGADPDEAIMAAASA; this is encoded by the coding sequence ATGGCGCCCAACCGCTCGGGCTCCCAGGGGCTCTACAACCCCGCATTCGAGCATGACGCGTGCGGGGTGGCCATGGTCGTGGACATGCACGGCCGGCGCAGCCGCGACATTGTCGACAAGGCGATCACCGCGCTGGTCAACCTCGAGCACCGCGGTGCCCAGGGAGCGGAGCCGAACAGCGGCGACGGTGCCGGAATTCTGATCCAGATCCCCGACGACTTCTTCCGTGAGGTTGTCGACTTCGAGCTGCCCGAAGCCGGCAGCTACGCCACCGGCATCGCGTTTCTGCCGCAGTCGGCGAAGGATGCCGCCGCCGCGGCCGCTTCGGTCGAGAAGATCGTCGAAGCCGAGGGCCTGCAGGTACTCGGCTGGCGCAACGTGCCCACCGACGAGTCTTCGCTGGGCGCGCTGGCCCGCGACGCCATGCCCACCTTCCGGCAGATCTTCATCGCCGGTGCCGACGGCATGCAGCTGGAGCGGCGCGCCTACGTCGTCCGCAAGCGTGCCGAGCACGAGCTGGGCACCAAGGGCCCCGGTCAGGACGGGCCGGGCCGTGAAACCGTGTACTTCCCAAGCCTTTCCGGTCAGACCTTTGTCTACAAGGGCATGCTGACCACGCCGCAGCTCAAGGCGTTCTACCTCGACCTGCAGGACCAGCGCCTGACCAGCGCGCTGGGCATCGTGCACTCGCGGTTCTCCACCAACACCTTCCCGTCGTGGCCGCTGGCCCACCCGTTCCGGCGGATCGCGCACAACGGCGAGATCAACACCGTCACCGGCAACGAGAACTGGATGCGGGCCCGCGAGGCGCTGATCGACACCGACGTGTTCGGTTCCCGCGACGACGTCGACAAGCTGTTCCCGATCTGTACCCCAGGCGCCTCGGACACCGCCCGCTTCGACGAGGCGCTCGAGCTGCTGCACCTGGGCGGGCGCAGCCTGCCGCACGCGGTGCTGATGATGATTCCCGAAGCGTGGGAGCGGCATCCGTCGATGGACCCGGCGCGACGGGCGTTCTACGCCTACCACGCCTCGCTGATGGAGCCGTGGGACGGACCGGCCTCGATGACCTTCACCGACGGCACCGTCGTCGGCGCGGTGCTGGACCGCAACGGTCTGCGCCCGTCACGGATCTGGGTGACCGACGACGGTCTGGTCGTGATGGCCTCCGAGGCCGGCGTGCTCGACATCGACCCGGCCAAGGTGGTGCGCCGGATGCGGCTGCAACCGGGCCGGATGTTCCTGGTGAACATGACCGAGGGCCGCATCGTCTCCGACGAGGAGATCAAGGCCGAGCTGGCCGCCGAACACCCGTACCAAGAATGGCTCGACAAGGGTTTGATTCCGCTGGCCGAGCTGCCGCAAGGCAACTACGAGCGGATGCTGGAGCACCGAATCGTGTTGCGCCAGTTGGTGTTCGGCTATACCTACGAGGAACTCAACATGCTGGTCGCGCCGATGGCGCGGACCGGCGCCGAGCCGATCGGCTCGATGGGGACCGACACCCCGGTCGCCGTGCTTTCGCAGCGCCCGCGGATGCTTTACGACTACTTCCAGCAGTTGTTCGCCCAGGTGACCAACCCGCCGCTGGACGCCATCCGCGAAGAGGTGGTGACCTCCATCGAGGGCACCGTCGGCCCCGAAGGCGACCTGCTCAACCCGACCCCCGACTCCTGCCGACAGATTCACCTGCCGCAGCCGATCCTGCGCAACCACGAGTTGGCCAAGCTGATCAACCTCGACCCCGAGGTGGAAGTCAACGGTCGTCGGCACGGGTTGCGCTCCAAGGTGATCCGCTGTCTGTACCCGGTCGCCGAGAATGGCGCCGGGCTCAAGGCGGCCCTGGACGATGTGCGGGCACAGACGTCGGCGGCGATCGCCGACGGTGCGCGGATCATCATTCTCTCCGACCGGGAGTCCGACGAGAAGCTGGCGCCCATCCCGTCGCTGCTGTCGGTGTCCGCGGTGCACCACCACTTGGTCCGCGAACGCAGCCGTACCAAGGTCGGGCTGGTCGTCGAAACCGGTGACGCCCGCGAGGTGCACCACATGGCCGCGCTGATCGGCTTCGGCGCCGCGGCGATCAACCCGTACATGGCCTTCGAGTCAATCGAGTTGATGCTCGATCGCGGCGATCTGGCCGGCCTCGACCGCGAGAAGGCGCTGAACAACTACATCAAGGCCGCCGGCAAGGGCGTGCTGAAGGTGATGTCCAAGATGGGCATTTCGACGCTGGCCTCCTACACGGGCGCGCAGCTGTTCCAGGCTGTCGGTGTCGACCAGGGCGTGCTCGGCGAATATTTCACCGGATTGTCTTGCCCGACCGGCGGAATCAATCTGTCCGACATCGCCGCCGACGTCGCGAGCCGGCATACCCTGGCCTTCCTGGACCGCCCGGACGAGCGCGCGCACCGCGAACTCGAGGTGGGCGGGGAATACCAGTGGCGCCGCGAGGGCGAGTACCACCTGTTCAATCCGGACACGGTGTTCAAGCTGCAGCACTCCACGCGCACCGGCCAGTACAAGATCTTCAAGGAATACAGCGAGCTGGTCGACAACCAGAGTGAGCGAATGGCGTCGCTGCGTGGCCTGTTGAAGTTCCGCGACGGAGTCCGCCCGCCGGTGCCGCTCGACGAGGTCGAGCCGGCCAGCGAGATCGTCAAACGCTTCTCGACCGGTGCGATGAGCTACGGCTCGATCTCCGCCGAGGCGCACGAGACGCTGGCGATCGCGATGAACCGGCTCGGTGGCCGCTCCAACTCCGGTGAAGGAGGCGAGAGCGTCACCCGCTTCGATCGGGAAGCCAACGGTGATTGGCGCCGCAGCGCGATCAAGCAGGTCGCGTCGGCCCGCTTCGGTGTCACCTCGCACTATCTGAGCAACTGCTCCGACATCCAGATCAAGATGGCGCAGGGCGCGAAACCCGGTGAGGGCGGCCAGCTTCCGGCCGGCAAGGTCTACCCATGGATCGCCGAGGTGCGGCACTCCACGCCGGGTGTGGGCCTGATCTCCCCGCCGCCGCACCACGACATCTATTCGATCGAGGACCTGGCGCAGCTGATCCACGATCTCAAGAACGCCAACCCGCAGGCGCGGATTCACGTGAAACTGGTGTCGGAGAACGGCGTCGGCACCGTCGCGGCGGGCGTGTCCAAGGCGCACGCCGACGTGGTGCTGATCTCCGGTCACGACGGTGGTACCGGCGCCACGCCGCTGACGTCGATGAAGCACGCCGGCGCGCCGTGGGAGCTCGGCCTGGCCGAGACCCAGCAGACGTTGCTACTCAACGGGTTACGCGACCGGATCGTGGTTCAGGTCGACGGCCAGCTCAAGACCGGTCGCGACGTGATGGTCGCCGCCCTGCTCGGAGCCGAGGAATTCGGCTTTGCCACCGCGCCGCTGGTGGTGTCGGGCTGCATCATGATGCGGGTCTGCCACCTGGACACCTGCCCCGTCGGTGTGGCCACCCAGAACCCCGTCCTACGTCAGCGGTTCGCCGGCAAGCCGGAATTCGTCGAGAACTTCTTCCTGTTCATCGCCGAAGAGGTACGCGAGTACCTGGCCCAGCTGGGTTTCCGTACCCTCAACGAGGCGGTCGGCCAGGTCGGCTCGCTGGACACCACGCTGGCCCGGGCGCACTGGAAGGCGCACAAGCTGGACCTCTCTCCGGTGCTGCACGAGCCCGAGTCGGCGTTCATGAACCAGGATCTGTACAACAGCTCCAAGCAGGACCACGGCCTGGACAAAGCGCTGGACCAGCAGCTGATCGTGATGAGTCGCGAGGCCTTGGACTCCCAGAAGCCGGTCAAGTTCTCCACCACGATCGCCAACGTCAACCGCACGGTGGGCACCATGCTCGGCCACGAGGTTACGAAAGCCTATGGCGGGCAAGGCCTGCCGGACGGCACCATCGACATCACCTTAGAAGGCTCGGCGGGCAACAGCTTCGGCGCTTTCCTCCCCAGCGGCATCACGCTTCGGGTGTACGGCGACGCCAACGACTACGTCGGCAAGGGCCTGTCGGGGGGACGCGTCGTGGTCCGGCCTCCGCAGAACGCACCCGCCGACTATGTCGCCGAAGACAACATCATCGGCGGCAACGTGATCCTCTTCGGCGCCACCAGCGGCCAGGCCTTCCTGCGCGGTGCGGTCGGCGAGCGTTTCGCGGTGCGCAACTCCGGCGCACACGCTGTGGTCGAAGGCGTCGGCGACCACGGTTGCGAGTACATGACCGGCGGCAAAGTGGCGATCCTGGGCAGCACCGGCCGTAACTTCGCGGCCGGCATGTCCGGCGGTATCGCCTACGTCTACGACCCAGAGGACGCGTTGCAAGCCAACCTCAACACCGAAATGGTCGAGCTCGAAGGGCTCGACTCCGACGACCTGGAGTGGTTGCACGGGATGCTGCAGGCGCATCTCGACGCGACCGATTCCGCAGTGGCCCAGCGCATCCTGGCCGACTGGGACGCTCAGCAGAAGTGCTTCGCCAAGGTGATGCCGCGCGACTACAAGCGGGTGCTCGAGGCGATCGCCGAAGCTGAGCGCACCGGCGCAGATCCCGACGAGGCGATCATGGCGGCCGCCAGTGCCTGA
- the sigI gene encoding RNA polymerase sigma factor SigI: MSGSTGDIAEAWRHHRPYLVNLAYQMLGDIGDAEDVAQEAFLRLSRTDVNTIDDVRAWLTVVAGRLCLDQARSARARYERPGDIEAAADAVNQPVRLDPADRVTLDDEVRTALLEVLRRLSPGERVSFVLHDVFGVPFDAIAETVGRPAGTCRQLARRARAKFALTQPKPGEVTAAEHQLVTEKFITACANGDLQALVAVLDPTVWGVGTVLADPALPPQINHGPHDVAVNLLRYLGPGATVVSGPAGQPVLLAFAERRLFAVVVLTIGEHLVTKIEATADPSARV, encoded by the coding sequence ATGAGCGGCTCCACCGGAGACATCGCCGAGGCGTGGCGGCACCATCGCCCATACCTGGTCAACCTGGCCTACCAGATGCTCGGCGACATCGGTGATGCGGAAGATGTTGCGCAAGAGGCGTTTCTGCGGCTATCCCGAACCGACGTCAACACCATCGACGACGTGCGCGCCTGGCTGACCGTGGTCGCCGGCAGGCTGTGTCTGGACCAGGCCCGATCGGCCCGTGCGCGCTACGAGCGCCCGGGCGACATCGAGGCGGCGGCGGATGCGGTGAACCAGCCCGTCCGGCTCGACCCCGCCGACCGGGTCACCCTGGACGACGAGGTCCGTACGGCGCTGCTCGAGGTGCTGCGCCGCCTCAGTCCGGGGGAGCGGGTCTCGTTCGTTCTGCACGACGTTTTCGGGGTGCCCTTCGACGCGATCGCCGAGACCGTCGGACGCCCCGCCGGAACCTGCCGCCAACTGGCTCGGCGAGCACGCGCGAAATTCGCGCTGACACAACCGAAACCGGGTGAGGTAACGGCGGCCGAGCACCAGCTGGTCACCGAGAAGTTCATCACCGCGTGCGCGAACGGCGACCTGCAGGCACTGGTCGCGGTGCTGGACCCGACGGTGTGGGGCGTCGGCACCGTGCTGGCGGATCCCGCGCTGCCTCCGCAGATCAACCACGGGCCCCACGATGTCGCGGTCAACCTGCTGCGCTACCTGGGTCCTGGCGCGACGGTGGTGAGCGGCCCGGCCGGCCAGCCCGTGTTGCTGGCATTCGCCGAGCGGCGCCTGTTCGCGGTCGTCGTGCTGACGATCGGCGAGCACTTGGTGACGAAGATCGAAGCCACCGCGGACCCGTCGGCCAGGGTCTAG
- a CDS encoding nitroreductase family deazaflavin-dependent oxidoreductase has protein sequence MSDPRPPRYLKPMNKLMMAVQKLGIPTGPAMVLTVPGRKSGKPRSTPMTPFQLDGGLYVVAGYPGADWAANARAAGTGTLSRGRRSRTVRIVELTAAQARPVLRAFPVKVPVGVSFAKSSGMVVDGTPDEFEALAGRLAVFRFDAVNGQS, from the coding sequence ATGTCCGATCCACGTCCCCCGCGATACCTGAAGCCAATGAACAAGCTGATGATGGCGGTGCAGAAGCTGGGCATTCCGACCGGGCCCGCGATGGTGTTGACCGTGCCGGGCCGCAAGTCAGGGAAGCCGCGCAGTACACCGATGACCCCGTTCCAGCTCGACGGCGGCTTGTACGTGGTCGCCGGCTACCCCGGCGCGGACTGGGCGGCCAACGCCCGGGCCGCGGGCACCGGCACGCTGAGCCGCGGACGCCGGTCGCGGACCGTCCGGATTGTGGAACTCACTGCGGCGCAAGCCCGCCCAGTGCTCCGCGCATTCCCGGTCAAAGTCCCGGTCGGGGTCAGTTTCGCCAAGAGCTCGGGGATGGTTGTCGACGGCACTCCCGACGAGTTCGAGGCCTTAGCCGGACGGCTCGCGGTCTTCCGCTTCGACGCGGTCAACGGTCAAAGCTGA
- a CDS encoding NmrA family NAD(P)-binding protein: protein MTIVVTGATGNVGRPLVSLLAAAGARVRAITRTPGTAAFPAGVEAVSAAVDALPGASAVFLNSRALGDDLANVVAAARRSGVTKLVALSAINADDDVARQPSRARGDRNKEVEQLCVESGLAWVSLRPTVFATNFVGMWSAQIRAGDVVGGPYAAASSAPIVEADIAAVAARALLTDELVGQRIPLTGPQALTNAEMVDVIAGALGRPLRYVEAPPEVVRQRFIDIGLGADFADAYIAMLAETVDKPALVTHDVEKITGHPATSFAEWVSDHRQLFS, encoded by the coding sequence ATGACGATTGTTGTGACCGGGGCGACCGGCAATGTCGGACGCCCGCTCGTATCGCTGCTCGCCGCCGCGGGCGCGCGGGTACGCGCGATCACACGCACACCGGGTACCGCTGCGTTCCCCGCAGGCGTCGAGGCAGTGAGCGCAGCGGTCGACGCGCTGCCCGGCGCATCGGCGGTGTTCCTCAACTCGCGCGCCCTCGGCGATGATCTCGCCAACGTGGTTGCCGCGGCCCGGCGTAGCGGAGTGACCAAGCTGGTCGCATTGTCGGCGATCAACGCCGACGACGACGTCGCGCGGCAGCCCTCGCGCGCGCGGGGTGATCGCAACAAGGAGGTCGAGCAGCTGTGCGTCGAGTCCGGCCTGGCGTGGGTCAGCCTGCGGCCGACGGTGTTCGCGACCAACTTCGTCGGTATGTGGTCGGCGCAGATTCGGGCCGGTGACGTGGTGGGTGGACCGTATGCCGCGGCTTCGAGCGCGCCGATCGTCGAGGCCGACATCGCCGCGGTGGCCGCCCGCGCGCTACTGACCGATGAGCTTGTCGGCCAACGCATTCCGCTCACGGGGCCGCAGGCACTGACTAACGCCGAGATGGTCGACGTCATCGCCGGCGCGCTCGGTCGACCGTTGCGTTACGTCGAAGCACCGCCAGAGGTCGTGCGTCAGCGGTTCATCGACATCGGTTTGGGCGCCGATTTCGCCGACGCCTACATCGCGATGCTCGCCGAGACCGTCGATAAGCCGGCGCTGGTTACCCACGACGTCGAGAAGATCACCGGCCACCCGGCGACCAGCTTTGCCGAGTGGGTTTCCGACCATCGTCAGTTATTCAGCTAG